A genomic stretch from Pontibacter liquoris includes:
- a CDS encoding TIGR01777 family oxidoreductase, producing the protein MPGKILIAGGTGLIGVRLSEMLIDLGYEVAHLSRDPEKLPSYKTFKWDPQNGYIDANAISYADYIVNLAGANVGSDKWTDERKKKILSSRVDSANLIYRSLQENEHHVKGYITPSAIGIYGNSGEQLMSEESTYASDFLAEVCKAWEAAAWQMKELNIRTVILRLGLVLSNKGGALPQIARPIKLGAGAPLGSGKQYMSWIHIDDACRIFIRAIEDPQMEGVYNAVAPHPVTNKEFTTELAEALKRPLVLPKVPAFALNLVLGEMSEVVLTGQRVSANKIMQTGFTFEYNYLEEALESFYEKNFN; encoded by the coding sequence ATGCCAGGTAAGATACTAATTGCAGGCGGAACAGGCCTGATAGGCGTGCGCCTGTCTGAAATGTTGATCGACCTGGGGTACGAAGTGGCGCATCTCAGCAGAGACCCCGAGAAGCTCCCTTCTTACAAAACCTTTAAATGGGATCCTCAGAACGGGTATATCGATGCGAACGCCATTTCCTATGCCGACTATATTGTGAACCTGGCGGGGGCCAATGTAGGCAGTGATAAGTGGACGGACGAACGAAAGAAAAAGATCCTCAGCAGCCGCGTGGACTCGGCCAACCTGATCTACCGCAGCCTGCAGGAAAACGAGCATCATGTAAAAGGCTATATCACGCCCTCGGCTATTGGCATTTACGGCAACTCCGGCGAGCAGCTCATGTCGGAGGAAAGCACCTATGCCAGCGACTTTCTGGCCGAAGTATGTAAAGCCTGGGAAGCCGCTGCCTGGCAGATGAAGGAGCTGAACATCCGCACGGTTATACTTCGACTGGGCCTTGTGCTCAGTAACAAAGGAGGTGCCTTGCCCCAGATCGCGCGGCCGATAAAGCTGGGTGCCGGCGCGCCGCTGGGCTCGGGCAAACAGTACATGTCCTGGATACACATCGACGATGCCTGCCGCATTTTTATCCGGGCTATTGAGGACCCGCAGATGGAGGGCGTTTACAATGCCGTGGCACCACACCCGGTTACCAACAAGGAGTTTACCACAGAGCTGGCAGAGGCCCTGAAACGCCCCTTAGTATTACCCAAAGTACCTGCCTTTGCGCTTAACCTGGTACTGGGCGAAATGAGCGAGGTGGTACTAACGGGCCAGCGCGTCAGTGCCAATAAAATCATGCAAACCGGCTTTACCTTCGAATACAATTACCTAGAAGAAGCGCTGGAGTCTTTTTACGAGAAGAACTTCAACTAA
- a CDS encoding RluA family pseudouridine synthase, which produces MLNVLFEDNHVLVVNKPAGLLVHGDETGDTTLADLAREYIRHKYNKPGNVFVGVVHRLDRPVSGVVLLAKTSKALARLNELFRNKKTQKTYWAIVQQRPQPEQGTLVHWLVKDAARNVTKAYAKENPQGQRSELHYQLISTQQDKYLLEVNPITGRPHQIRVQLASLRCPILGDLKYGAPAPLPDKSIALHARRLQFEHPTLKTTVTVSAPLPTIAAWAPFRQLQ; this is translated from the coding sequence ATGTTAAACGTTCTTTTTGAGGATAACCATGTGCTGGTGGTCAATAAGCCGGCTGGCCTGCTGGTGCACGGCGACGAGACCGGCGACACCACACTGGCGGACCTGGCACGGGAGTATATCCGCCACAAGTATAACAAGCCCGGCAATGTGTTTGTCGGCGTGGTGCACCGCCTCGACAGGCCAGTGAGCGGGGTGGTACTGCTGGCCAAAACGTCCAAAGCCCTTGCCCGCCTCAATGAGTTATTCCGGAATAAGAAGACGCAGAAAACATACTGGGCCATTGTGCAGCAAAGGCCGCAGCCGGAACAGGGCACGCTGGTGCACTGGCTGGTAAAAGATGCCGCCCGAAACGTAACCAAGGCCTACGCCAAAGAAAACCCGCAGGGCCAGCGCTCCGAATTGCATTACCAACTTATCAGCACGCAACAGGATAAATACCTGCTGGAAGTAAACCCAATCACCGGGCGGCCGCACCAGATCCGGGTGCAACTGGCCTCGTTGCGCTGCCCCATACTAGGCGACCTGAAGTATGGCGCCCCTGCGCCCCTGCCCGACAAAAGCATTGCCCTGCATGCCCGCCGCCTGCAGTTTGAGCACCCCACCCTTAAAACAACTGTTACGGTAAGCGCCCCGCTGCCAACTATTGCCGCCTGGGCTCCCTTCCGGCAGCTGCAGTAA
- the folE gene encoding GTP cyclohydrolase I FolE — MKQNETLWNIMDNPHTENEEDAMEDHVMRSLETPLRPDAFVMPDSEKIATIAAHFHEIMHTLGLDLTDDSLKGTPQRVAKMYVTEIFKGLDPKNKPVVRRFENKYQYNRMLVERDITVYSSCEHHFVPIIGKAHVAYIPNGHVIGLSKLNRIVHYYARRPQVQERMTMQIANELKEALQTENVAVLIEADHLCVMSRGVNDVSSSTITAEYGGLFQEEQYRSEFLGHLNRSK, encoded by the coding sequence ATGAAACAGAACGAAACTTTGTGGAATATAATGGATAACCCCCACACAGAGAATGAAGAGGATGCAATGGAAGACCATGTAATGCGCTCCCTGGAGACGCCTTTACGCCCGGACGCCTTTGTGATGCCTGACAGCGAGAAGATTGCCACCATTGCCGCGCATTTCCACGAAATTATGCATACGCTGGGCCTGGACCTGACCGACGACAGCCTGAAGGGAACGCCGCAGCGGGTAGCCAAAATGTATGTGACGGAAATCTTTAAGGGCCTGGACCCGAAGAATAAACCGGTGGTGCGCCGATTCGAGAACAAGTACCAGTATAACAGGATGCTGGTAGAGCGCGACATAACCGTATACTCCTCCTGCGAGCATCACTTTGTGCCCATTATCGGCAAAGCGCACGTGGCGTATATTCCAAACGGGCATGTAATCGGCCTGTCTAAGCTGAACCGGATTGTGCATTATTATGCCCGGCGCCCACAGGTGCAGGAGCGCATGACCATGCAGATCGCCAACGAGTTGAAAGAAGCCCTGCAGACAGAGAATGTAGCCGTGCTGATCGAGGCCGATCACCTGTGCGTGATGAGCCGGGGCGTGAACGATGTAAGCAGCAGCACCATCACCGCTGAGTATGGGGGCTTGTTTCAGGAAGAGCAGTACCGCAGCGAGTTTTTGGGCCATCTGAACCGGAGCAAATAA
- a CDS encoding 6-pyruvoyl trahydropterin synthase family protein, with amino-acid sequence MRITVCRKEHFNAAHRLHNAAWSDAQNAAVFGLCNNPNYHGHNYELIVKLTGPVDPETGYVYDLKKLSDLIKEQVLDRFDHKNLNLDTEEFRQLNPTAENIAAVIWQKLRNVISEAYDLAVTLYETERNFVEYNG; translated from the coding sequence ATGAGGATAACCGTTTGCCGGAAAGAGCACTTTAATGCCGCCCACCGCCTGCACAATGCCGCCTGGAGCGATGCGCAGAATGCGGCCGTATTCGGCTTGTGCAACAACCCTAATTACCATGGCCACAATTACGAGCTGATTGTAAAGCTTACAGGCCCGGTAGACCCCGAAACGGGCTACGTATATGACCTGAAAAAACTGAGCGACCTGATAAAGGAGCAGGTGCTGGACCGCTTCGACCATAAGAACCTGAACCTGGATACCGAAGAGTTCAGACAACTGAATCCGACTGCCGAAAATATTGCGGCAGTCATTTGGCAGAAGCTACGCAACGTTATCAGCGAAGCGTATGATTTAGCCGTAACACTTTATGAAACAGAACGAAACTTTGTGGAATATAATGGATAA
- a CDS encoding DNA repair ATPase, with protein sequence MNAKGFLLGLLLSISALCQAQSVQISEKEQSVNGVLRRGQQLSVQLDPKVVEKSWKDYLSQKAGKTKYAKGVYMVENAMIDTITTTPLRVLSTVGSDAQGSYVWWSLDMGVAYVDKSATPKEYAAAENFLRGFGRKLYRDDVLRQINAAEEVLRATKAEQDHVVKEANDIQLSIEKNKKRRQELEAELVRNAGELKQLEQNVLTNQKKQEVSRQQVMEMEKSVEAVRAKLQQAK encoded by the coding sequence ATGAATGCAAAAGGTTTTTTGCTTGGTTTGCTTTTGAGTATAAGCGCTTTATGCCAGGCACAGTCAGTACAGATAAGTGAAAAGGAGCAGTCGGTAAACGGCGTGCTGCGCCGTGGCCAGCAGTTGTCCGTGCAGCTGGACCCCAAAGTGGTGGAAAAGTCGTGGAAAGACTACCTGAGCCAGAAAGCAGGCAAGACAAAGTATGCCAAAGGCGTTTATATGGTCGAGAATGCGATGATCGACACGATCACCACTACGCCGCTGCGGGTGCTGTCTACGGTAGGCAGCGATGCGCAGGGCAGCTACGTGTGGTGGTCGCTGGACATGGGCGTGGCCTATGTGGATAAAAGCGCAACGCCAAAGGAGTATGCTGCTGCCGAGAACTTTTTACGGGGCTTTGGCCGCAAGCTGTACCGCGACGATGTGCTGCGCCAGATAAACGCCGCCGAAGAGGTGCTGCGTGCCACCAAAGCCGAACAGGACCATGTGGTAAAAGAGGCAAACGACATCCAGCTAAGTATAGAAAAGAACAAAAAGCGCCGGCAGGAACTGGAGGCCGAGCTGGTACGCAATGCCGGGGAGCTAAAGCAACTGGAGCAAAATGTGCTTACAAACCAGAAAAAGCAGGAGGTAAGCCGCCAGCAGGTGATGGAGATGGAAAAGTCTGTTGAAGCGGTGCGCGCCAAGTTGCAGCAGGCCAAGTAG
- the panB gene encoding 3-methyl-2-oxobutanoate hydroxymethyltransferase — MSVHKSDVKIITTHQLQNMKERGEKISMLTAYDFSMAAILDAADVDVLLVGDSASNVMAGHETTLPITLDQMIYHASSVVRAVKRAFVVVDMPFGSYQGNSSEALRSAIRIMKESGAHGVKLEGGAEIKESVTRILSAGVPVMGHLGLTPQSIYKFGTYTVRAKEEAEAQKLLEDARLLQELGCFAIVLEKIPASLAKRVAESLEIPIIGIGAGPHVDGQVLVVHDMLGINKEFKPRFLRRYADLHTIMTDAVHNYVKDVKNRDFPNEKEAY, encoded by the coding sequence ATGTCTGTTCATAAGTCTGACGTAAAAATCATTACCACGCACCAGCTGCAGAACATGAAGGAACGCGGCGAGAAGATCTCGATGCTCACCGCCTACGATTTCTCGATGGCTGCCATCTTGGATGCCGCCGATGTGGACGTGCTGCTGGTAGGAGACTCTGCCTCCAACGTAATGGCCGGCCACGAAACCACGCTGCCCATCACCCTGGACCAGATGATCTATCATGCCTCCTCGGTTGTTCGTGCTGTGAAGCGCGCTTTTGTGGTGGTGGATATGCCGTTTGGTTCTTACCAGGGCAACTCCTCCGAAGCGCTCCGCTCGGCCATCCGCATCATGAAAGAGTCGGGTGCCCATGGGGTAAAGCTGGAAGGTGGCGCCGAGATCAAAGAATCCGTAACGCGCATCTTAAGCGCCGGCGTGCCTGTAATGGGGCACCTGGGGCTTACTCCGCAGTCCATTTATAAATTCGGCACCTACACGGTACGTGCCAAGGAAGAAGCCGAAGCACAGAAGCTGCTGGAAGATGCCCGTTTGCTGCAGGAACTGGGCTGCTTTGCCATTGTACTGGAGAAGATCCCGGCTTCGCTGGCCAAACGCGTGGCCGAGTCGCTGGAGATCCCGATCATTGGTATTGGCGCTGGTCCGCACGTGGATGGCCAGGTACTGGTGGTGCACGACATGCTGGGCATCAACAAAGAGTTTAAGCCCCGCTTCCTGCGCCGCTACGCCGACCTGCACACCATCATGACAGACGCGGTACATAACTATGTAAAGGACGTCAAGAACCGCGATTTCCCCAACGAGAAAGAAGCCTACTAA
- a CDS encoding 30S ribosomal protein S16 — translation MAVKIRLARRGRKKAAIYDIVVADARSPRDGKFIEKLGTYNPNTNPASINFDENKAFQWVMNGAQPTDTVKAMLSYTGVLYKKHLQIGVAKGAISQETADARFTEWKDAKTAKIEGKRQDLGTAKDAARKAALEAETKKKEARAEAIRQREAEKAAANAPAATEEAPEAPAAEGETTEEQA, via the coding sequence ATGGCAGTAAAAATCAGACTGGCCCGCAGAGGCCGTAAGAAAGCAGCGATCTATGACATCGTAGTAGCTGACGCTCGATCACCACGTGATGGTAAGTTCATCGAGAAACTGGGCACTTACAACCCTAACACCAACCCTGCTTCTATCAACTTTGATGAGAACAAGGCGTTTCAGTGGGTAATGAACGGCGCACAGCCAACAGACACTGTGAAAGCGATGCTTTCGTACACAGGCGTACTCTACAAGAAACACCTGCAGATCGGTGTGGCAAAAGGTGCTATCTCTCAGGAGACTGCTGACGCTCGTTTCACCGAGTGGAAAGACGCAAAAACAGCTAAGATCGAAGGCAAGCGCCAGGATCTGGGTACTGCGAAAGATGCTGCCCGTAAAGCTGCCCTTGAAGCTGAAACCAAGAAGAAAGAAGCCCGTGCCGAGGCCATCCGTCAGCGTGAAGCTGAGAAGGCTGCTGCCAATGCACCTGCTGCTACTGAAGAAGCCCCGGAAGCTCCTGCTGCCGAAGGCGAAACTACTGAGGAACAAGCCTAA
- the rplS gene encoding 50S ribosomal protein L19 translates to MSELIKFIEQESTDKRASFPTFQAGDTINVHVKIREGNKERVQQFQGVVIQRKNVNTNGETFTVRKVSNQIGLERIFPLLSPSIEKIELVRKGKVRRARLYYLRGLQGKAARIKERR, encoded by the coding sequence ATGAGCGAACTAATTAAATTTATAGAGCAGGAATCTACAGACAAGCGTGCCTCTTTCCCTACGTTCCAGGCCGGTGATACGATCAACGTTCACGTTAAAATCCGCGAAGGAAACAAAGAGCGTGTACAGCAGTTCCAGGGCGTTGTTATACAGCGTAAAAACGTAAACACCAACGGTGAGACGTTCACTGTAAGAAAAGTATCCAATCAAATCGGACTTGAGCGTATCTTCCCGCTTCTTTCTCCCTCTATCGAGAAGATTGAGCTGGTAAGAAAAGGTAAAGTAAGAAGAGCAAGACTCTACTACCTGAGAGGCCTGCAGGGCAAAGCTGCTCGTATCAAGGAAAGAAGATAA
- the rimM gene encoding ribosome maturation factor RimM (Essential for efficient processing of 16S rRNA): protein MNQDACFLLGHIVKTHGTKGQVVAFFDVDYPEDYDDLESVFLEQQGRLIPFFIETMEPQPKGRYIIRFEDITTMEQAEKLRGTALYLPLDELPELDEDQFYFHEVIGYTVVDEHHGRLGTVKEFYDLPQQQLMAMNYLGQEMLIPVMGEILLRADHEAKELHVKLPEGLLEVYTEPASPDDEDDATEEDQ from the coding sequence ATGAACCAGGATGCCTGCTTTTTGCTAGGACATATTGTGAAGACCCATGGCACAAAAGGGCAGGTAGTGGCGTTTTTTGACGTGGACTACCCCGAGGATTATGATGATCTGGAATCAGTCTTCCTGGAACAACAGGGAAGGCTGATTCCTTTTTTTATTGAAACTATGGAGCCGCAGCCCAAAGGCCGTTACATCATCCGCTTTGAGGATATCACCACGATGGAACAGGCCGAAAAACTGCGCGGCACCGCCCTATACCTGCCGCTCGACGAGCTGCCGGAACTGGACGAGGACCAGTTTTACTTCCATGAGGTGATCGGCTACACCGTAGTAGACGAGCACCATGGCCGCCTGGGCACGGTGAAAGAATTTTACGACCTGCCCCAGCAGCAGCTCATGGCCATGAATTACCTGGGTCAGGAAATGCTGATACCGGTGATGGGTGAAATTCTGCTGCGTGCCGACCACGAGGCCAAAGAGCTGCATGTAAAACTGCCCGAAGGCTTACTGGAAGTTTACACCGAACCAGCCAGTCCGGACGACGAAGACGACGCCACGGAGGAGGACCAATAA
- a CDS encoding putative LPS assembly protein LptD, with amino-acid sequence MIFLLLLQFSLLSALTVKAQTVPRTPVPQQDTLTTGQDSLTLSKPKGDIETTIKYSARDSIQFEVGRKVVHLFGDAKINYGTMSLEAAYIEINYDTNTLTATTGADSTGKQVGVPVFVNGSETYAAKRIAYNYKSKKGRISDVVTQQGEGYIHAEVVKKNELDQIYGLHARYTTCNLEHPHFYINATRIKAIPNDKVMSGPFNLVISGIPTPLGFLFGLFPTPRAGRSSGVIVPSFGESGLRGFYLQDGGYYFAWNDYVGTSLTGSIYSLGSYDVSMATTYNNRYKYRGNVNFQYSYFKTDEADVAQSRSTDDLSRYVPEHDRSFGIQWSHSPVPKPGQGRFSASVNARSSMEKSARYNSAANYLAATLNSTISYQKNIQNSPFSYGITLSQGQNTSGTMNFVLPDINLSMTQTSISELLTNKPPVGKWYEKFQLGYGVRFQNSIDNIIGARQISGIDAIGETTNTDTIAVNLNNLGQLWKNGRRSAVHNFSFSLGNYKVLRFLNFTPSMSYQETWLDQKYTYSFDPDSQKVRIDTARFGRVYNYSAGASLTTQVYGTYVLNGKRIQAIRHKITPSIGYSYRPDFGAQSFGFYQNFQTGVDTTTNLPIYNTLGRYSTALPGRGLQSNLNFSIQQNLEMKVKARGDSAAGKFEKVSLIDNLGISGSYNMAADAFRLSNINANMNTTLFKTFNVRASATFDPYKRDSLNRRIDEYAFDLSKLKLATLTNAQFGVSANLNPNDRSSRTRTAPTNLPVLQPDIDPLVPEYIDFKIPWTLSVDYTINYSKGLGANARGQANPNNVTQTLGLNGSLSLSEKWKISYTTGYDFTNQMISFTNVNINRDLHCWEMSIGWTPFGFQRGYNFTINARSALLRDLRLTKNRSGWNR; translated from the coding sequence TTGATTTTTTTACTGCTCCTGCAGTTCAGCCTGCTTTCTGCGCTTACTGTAAAAGCGCAGACCGTGCCACGTACGCCGGTTCCGCAGCAGGATACCCTAACGACAGGGCAAGATTCACTCACACTTTCAAAGCCAAAAGGCGACATTGAGACCACCATCAAATACTCTGCCAGGGATTCTATCCAGTTTGAAGTAGGGCGCAAGGTGGTGCACCTCTTTGGCGATGCCAAGATCAACTACGGCACCATGTCTCTGGAAGCTGCCTACATCGAGATCAACTACGACACCAATACCCTGACCGCTACCACCGGGGCCGACTCTACCGGAAAGCAGGTCGGTGTGCCGGTGTTTGTAAACGGTAGCGAAACGTATGCCGCCAAGCGCATTGCCTATAACTACAAATCAAAGAAAGGGCGCATCTCCGATGTGGTTACGCAGCAGGGCGAAGGCTATATACACGCTGAGGTTGTCAAGAAAAACGAGCTCGACCAGATCTACGGCCTGCATGCCCGCTATACGACCTGTAACCTGGAGCACCCCCACTTTTACATCAATGCCACGCGCATTAAAGCAATCCCCAACGATAAGGTGATGTCGGGGCCGTTTAACCTGGTGATCAGCGGCATTCCGACGCCGCTGGGCTTTTTGTTCGGCCTGTTCCCCACTCCCCGGGCGGGGCGCTCTTCGGGTGTTATTGTGCCCAGCTTCGGCGAGTCGGGTCTGCGGGGTTTTTATTTGCAGGATGGCGGCTATTACTTTGCCTGGAACGACTACGTGGGCACCAGCCTGACGGGCAGCATTTACTCGCTGGGCAGCTACGATGTAAGTATGGCTACCACGTACAACAACCGCTACAAGTATCGCGGCAATGTCAATTTCCAGTATTCATACTTTAAAACTGACGAGGCCGATGTCGCTCAGTCGCGCTCTACAGACGATCTTTCCCGGTATGTGCCCGAACATGACCGTTCCTTTGGCATCCAATGGTCGCACTCGCCGGTGCCTAAGCCCGGGCAGGGCCGGTTTTCGGCCAGTGTAAACGCCCGCAGCAGCATGGAAAAAAGCGCGCGCTACAACAGTGCCGCCAACTACCTGGCCGCCACGCTCAACTCCACCATCTCGTATCAGAAAAATATCCAGAACTCGCCTTTCAGCTACGGCATCACCCTAAGCCAGGGGCAGAATACCTCGGGCACGATGAATTTTGTGTTGCCAGACATTAACCTGAGCATGACGCAGACAAGTATCTCAGAGCTGCTCACCAACAAGCCGCCGGTAGGCAAGTGGTACGAAAAATTTCAGCTCGGCTATGGCGTGCGGTTCCAGAATTCGATCGACAACATTATTGGCGCCCGCCAGATATCGGGCATTGACGCCATTGGCGAAACGACCAATACCGATACCATTGCCGTTAACCTCAACAACCTGGGCCAACTCTGGAAGAACGGGCGCCGCAGTGCCGTGCACAACTTCTCGTTCAGTTTGGGCAACTATAAAGTACTACGCTTCCTGAACTTTACGCCAAGTATGAGTTACCAGGAAACCTGGCTCGACCAGAAGTATACCTACAGCTTTGACCCCGACTCGCAGAAAGTGCGCATCGATACGGCCCGCTTCGGCAGGGTGTATAACTACAGCGCCGGCGCTTCGCTTACCACCCAGGTATATGGCACCTATGTTTTAAATGGAAAGCGGATTCAGGCCATCCGCCACAAGATCACGCCAAGTATAGGCTACTCGTACCGCCCGGATTTTGGTGCGCAGAGCTTTGGCTTTTACCAGAACTTCCAGACCGGCGTGGATACCACTACCAACCTGCCTATCTATAATACCCTGGGCCGCTACTCCACGGCTTTGCCGGGCCGGGGGCTGCAAAGCAACCTGAACTTCTCGATCCAGCAGAACCTGGAAATGAAGGTGAAGGCCCGGGGCGACTCCGCTGCCGGCAAGTTTGAAAAGGTCAGCCTGATCGATAACCTGGGCATCAGCGGGAGTTACAACATGGCAGCCGATGCCTTCCGGCTCAGCAATATCAACGCCAACATGAACACCACGCTGTTCAAAACCTTTAACGTGCGGGCCAGCGCTACTTTTGACCCTTACAAGCGCGACAGCCTGAACCGCCGCATAGACGAGTACGCCTTCGATCTCTCCAAACTTAAGCTGGCCACGCTGACCAATGCCCAGTTTGGCGTGAGCGCGAACCTGAACCCCAACGACCGCAGCAGCAGAACCCGCACAGCGCCTACCAACCTGCCGGTGCTGCAGCCCGACATTGACCCGCTGGTGCCGGAGTACATAGACTTTAAAATTCCGTGGACGCTCAGCGTGGACTATACTATTAACTACAGCAAAGGATTAGGGGCCAATGCACGCGGCCAGGCCAACCCGAATAATGTTACGCAAACCCTGGGCCTGAACGGCTCCCTGAGTTTGTCGGAGAAGTGGAAGATCAGCTATACCACCGGGTATGACTTTACCAACCAGATGATCTCGTTTACCAACGTCAACATCAACCGCGACCTGCACTGCTGGGAGATGAGCATCGGCTGGACACCGTTTGGCTTCCAGCGGGGTTATAACTTCACCATCAACGCCCGGTCGGCCTTACTCCGCGACCTGCGCCTGACCAAAAACAGATCCGGTTGGAACCGGTAA
- a CDS encoding acyl-CoA desaturase, with protein sequence MAILIFFVAHWYLSLFVQTFFLHRYAAHKMFTMNAFWEKAFYLLTYIAQGSSFLSPRAYAILHRMHHAFSDTERDPHSPHFSNNAFTMMWKTKEIYNNVLNHRVEPERRFEGNYPLWPALEKVGDSYLSRIGWGVAYVLFYIAFATQWWMFLLLPLHFLMGPVHGAIVNWSGHKYGYQNFDNNDKSRNSLFFDFLTGGELFQNNHHKLPNRVNFGVKWWEVDPTWPVIWTLDKLSIIKLKEPKPAAKNKMKMAA encoded by the coding sequence ATGGCAATTCTTATCTTCTTTGTGGCGCACTGGTATCTGTCGCTGTTTGTTCAGACATTTTTCCTGCACCGCTATGCTGCCCACAAAATGTTCACAATGAACGCTTTCTGGGAAAAGGCATTTTACCTGCTCACCTACATCGCGCAGGGTTCTTCGTTCCTGTCGCCGCGGGCGTATGCTATTTTGCACCGCATGCACCATGCTTTCTCCGACACGGAGCGCGACCCGCACTCGCCGCATTTCTCGAACAATGCCTTCACGATGATGTGGAAAACGAAGGAGATCTACAACAACGTGCTTAACCACCGCGTGGAGCCGGAGCGTCGTTTTGAGGGTAACTACCCGCTGTGGCCAGCCCTTGAGAAAGTAGGCGATTCATACTTGTCCCGCATTGGCTGGGGCGTGGCCTACGTGCTGTTTTACATTGCCTTTGCTACCCAGTGGTGGATGTTCCTGTTGCTGCCATTGCACTTCCTGATGGGCCCGGTACACGGCGCGATCGTGAACTGGAGCGGCCACAAGTATGGCTACCAGAACTTTGACAACAACGATAAATCCCGCAACTCGCTCTTCTTTGACTTTCTGACCGGTGGCGAGCTGTTCCAGAACAACCACCACAAACTGCCTAACCGTGTGAACTTCGGGGTGAAATGGTGGGAAGTAGACCCGACCTGGCCGGTGATCTGGACATTGGACAAACTGAGCATCATAAAGCTGAAAGAACCAAAGCCTGCCGCCAAAAATAAAATGAAGATGGCAGCCTGA
- a CDS encoding inorganic diphosphatase: MKHLTLLLLPLLALLAACKTDYANLPTYSATRQLQAVIEVPAGSSHRLVYAPETNEFIPDKAAGKDRITAFLPYPANLGFIPSTETNSTGKGLEILVIAESRPPGTVMDVVPLGVLQLETAGELEHIIVATPARPSEQLITATDYASFSTHYPAAKVILQTWFAHHNPTARTRFVGWRDDKFADQEIQRWMKL; this comes from the coding sequence ATGAAGCACCTGACGCTACTGCTGCTACCCCTGCTTGCCCTGCTGGCGGCCTGCAAAACCGATTACGCCAATCTGCCCACCTACTCAGCTACACGCCAGCTGCAGGCCGTGATCGAAGTACCTGCCGGCAGCAGCCACCGCCTGGTATACGCACCCGAAACAAACGAATTTATACCGGACAAAGCCGCCGGAAAAGACCGCATTACAGCGTTTCTGCCCTATCCGGCCAACCTGGGATTTATACCTTCCACCGAAACGAACAGCACCGGCAAGGGCCTCGAGATCCTGGTGATAGCCGAAAGCCGCCCGCCCGGCACCGTCATGGACGTGGTGCCCCTGGGCGTGTTGCAGCTCGAGACGGCAGGCGAGCTGGAGCACATTATTGTAGCCACGCCGGCACGCCCCAGCGAGCAGCTTATTACCGCCACCGATTACGCCAGCTTCAGCACACACTACCCGGCCGCAAAGGTCATCCTGCAAACGTGGTTTGCCCACCATAACCCCACCGCGCGTACCCGCTTTGTAGGTTGGCGCGATGATAAATTTGCCGACCAGGAAATACAACGCTGGATGAAACTGTAA
- the trmD gene encoding tRNA (guanosine(37)-N1)-methyltransferase TrmD: MRFDIISCQPELLESPFNHSILKRAQQKNLVEVHVHDLRKYAINKYGQIDDYAFGGGAGMVMMIEPIDKCISELKAVRDYDAVIYMTPDGRTLTQPMANQLSLLENVIILCGHYKGVDERVRQQFVTHEISIGDYVLSGGELGAAVLADAIIRLIPGVLNDESSALTDSFQDGLLAPPVYTRPADYKGLQVPEILLSGDGPKIDAWRFEQAVARTRQRRPDLLEE, encoded by the coding sequence ATGCGCTTTGATATTATCAGCTGCCAACCGGAGCTGCTGGAGAGCCCTTTCAATCATTCGATCCTGAAGCGGGCACAACAGAAGAACCTGGTGGAAGTGCACGTACATGACTTGCGCAAGTATGCGATCAACAAGTATGGCCAGATCGATGACTATGCGTTTGGCGGCGGTGCGGGCATGGTGATGATGATCGAGCCCATCGATAAGTGTATCTCCGAGCTGAAAGCAGTGCGCGACTACGATGCCGTGATCTACATGACACCCGATGGCCGCACGCTCACGCAACCCATGGCAAACCAGCTTTCGCTGCTGGAGAATGTGATCATCCTTTGCGGCCATTACAAGGGCGTGGATGAGCGCGTACGGCAGCAGTTTGTGACCCACGAGATCAGCATTGGCGATTATGTATTGTCTGGTGGTGAGCTTGGCGCAGCCGTGCTGGCCGATGCCATTATCCGGCTTATTCCGGGCGTGCTGAATGACGAGTCTTCGGCCCTGACCGATTCGTTCCAGGACGGATTGCTGGCACCGCCGGTATACACCCGCCCTGCCGATTACAAAGGTCTTCAGGTGCCAGAGATTCTGCTTTCGGGCGACGGGCCCAAAATAGACGCCTGGCGCTTTGAGCAGGCTGTGGCCCGTACCCGCCAACGGCGCCCTGATTTGCTGGAGGAGTAA